The Chthonomonadales bacterium genome includes the window GTTGAGGTTGGTGAACGACCGCAGGTCGGGGTCGACGCTCCTCAACTCGTCCTCGCACACCTCGCGCAGGCGGACTGCTTCGAGCGCGGCGTGCACGGCCAGTCGGCCCTCGGCGATGGCGGCGACGAACGCCGGCAGGCAATCGGTGTGATAGGCCGCGAGCAGCGGTTGACGGCGCCCGCCGACCACCGGCACCGCCGCATCCCAGCCGCGCGCGGCCTCAAGGAGGACTTGCGTCACCTCCGGCCTCAGGTGAGGCATGTCGCAGGCGGCGGCGACGTGGTGCCCCTCCGGGAGCGCGCGCAAACCCGTGGCGATGCCGCCCAGCGGCCCCGCGCCGGGCCAGGCATCGGCGACGACCCGGGCGCCGAGCACCGAGTAGCGTTCGGGCGCCCGCGCGACCACGATGACGACCGTTCCGAGGACCGAGGCGAGCGCCGTAGCCACGTGCGCGAGCAGGGTGGTGCCGGAGTACGGAAGCCCGGCCTTGTCAACTCCCATGCGTGTGCTGCGGCCCCCGGCCAGCACGATGCCCGCCACGGTTTCGTCTCCTTGATCCGGTATCCTATTATAGCGGCAGACTCCCGCGTGCGCCGCATGGGAACCCATCATGAACCCTGCTTCGGATATCGAGAACATGATCATCCTCGGCAGCGGGCCGGCAGGCTACACCGCCGCCCTCTACGCTGCTCGCGCCGGCCTCTCGCCGCTCATGATCGACGGCGGCCCCGGCTTCGGCCAGACGCTGCAGGGCCAGGGCGGCCAGCTCACCATCACCACCGAGGTCGAGAACTACCCGGGGTTCCCCGACGGCATCATGGGCCCCGAGCTCATGGTTCGCATGCGCGAGCAGGTGGCCCGGTTCGGCGTGCGCTTCGTGGAGGACCTGGCGACGCAAGTTGATCTCTCGGACCGCCCGTTCCGCGTGAGGGTTGGCGAGGCGGAGTACCGGGGCCGCGTACTGGTGATCGCCACTGGCGCGTCGGCCCGCTGGCTGGGGCTGGATGCCGAGAGGCCTGTGCGCGAGGGTGGCCTGGGCGGCGTCGGGGTGTCGGCGTGCGCCACGTGCGACGGCGCGCTACCCGCTTTCCGCGGTAAGGAGCTTGCGGTGGTGGGGGGTGGCGACACGGCCGTCGAGGAGGCGCTCTACCTGACGCACTTCGCCAGCCGGGTCTACGTCGTGCATCGTCGCAACGAGCTTCGCGCCTCGCACATCATGCAGAAGCGCCTGCTCGAGCACCCCAGGGTAACGCCGCTCTGGAACAAAGTGGTCGCCGACATCCATGACGTGCGAGCAGGACGCGTCACGGCGGTGGATCTGCGCGACACGGTGACAGGCGACGTCACGACGCAGCCGATCGCTGGCCTGTTCATCGCGATCGGTCACCGCCCGAACAGCGATCTGTTTGCCGGGCAGATCGCGATGGACGAGAACGGCTACATCCGCACGCATCACGACGTCCGCACCACGGTGCGCGGCGTGTTCGCCTGCGGCGACGTGCAGGATCACGAGTATCGGCAGGCCGTCACCGCGGCCGGGTCGGGCTGCATGGCGGCCATCCAGGCGGAGCGTATGCTGGCCGCCGAGGACGCAGGCACCATGGTGGACTGGTAGGCTGCGGCCCGGAATGGCTTTCAGCGATCTCTTCGGCCTCGACGCGCCGGTGCAGGCGCTGCGCCGTGCGCTGCAGTGCGATGCCCTGGCGGGCGCATACCTCCTCGTGGGACCGCACGGCGTCGGAAAGACGGCCCTCGCCCGGGCGTTCGCGCGCGCGGCTGCCTGCCCGCGCCCGGTGGCCTCTCCGTTCGAGGCCTGCGGCGCCTGCGAGTCCTGTCGCCGCGCGGAGGCAGGTGAGCACCCCGAGATCGTGCTCGTGCCGCCGGCCGGTGAGCAGACGCAGATCTGGCAGTTCTGGGACCGCGACGGCAAGCCGGCCGGGGTGCTGCAGCGCTCGCTGCCGTTTGCTCCATCCATCGGCCGGCGCCGCGTATACATCGTTGAGCGCGCCGATACTCTGACGGAGCCGGCGGCGAACAGCCTGCTGAAGGTGCTGGAGGAGCCGCCGGCGTATGTGGTCTTCGTGCTTCTGGCGCCGCAGGCGGCCCAACTTCTGGGCACCATCGTCTCGCGCTGCCAGGTGGTCCGGCTGACGTCGTCGCCCGTCGATCTGCTGGCCCGGTGGCTGCGCGAGGCGCGGGCCATGCCCCGGGCGGACGCGGCGGTGTGCGCGGCGTATGCGGAAGGCAGGACCGGGACCGCCCTGCGCCTCGCGACCGACCCGCGGGCGGCGGCGGAGTTCGAGGAGATCGCCGCCTTCGCCGAGTCGCTGCCGGGCGCCCTTCCGCTCAGCGCGCCGCGGACGGCCGAGCGTATCCGCCGTCTGGCCGGCTCGGTGAAGGCGCTCGGCGCCGACGATCCCGGCCATCCGAGCGACAACGGGGGGCGCGATACGAGCATGGCCACCGACGAGGCGCCCGCCGCGCGCGAGCGCGTCGGACGCCGGCAGCTCGCCGTCGTCATCGAGTTGCTCGCGCTCTTCTACCGCGACCTGCTCGCGCTTCGCCTCGACCCGCTTAGCGCGCGGCT containing:
- the trxB gene encoding thioredoxin-disulfide reductase gives rise to the protein MNPASDIENMIILGSGPAGYTAALYAARAGLSPLMIDGGPGFGQTLQGQGGQLTITTEVENYPGFPDGIMGPELMVRMREQVARFGVRFVEDLATQVDLSDRPFRVRVGEAEYRGRVLVIATGASARWLGLDAERPVREGGLGGVGVSACATCDGALPAFRGKELAVVGGGDTAVEEALYLTHFASRVYVVHRRNELRASHIMQKRLLEHPRVTPLWNKVVADIHDVRAGRVTAVDLRDTVTGDVTTQPIAGLFIAIGHRPNSDLFAGQIAMDENGYIRTHHDVRTTVRGVFACGDVQDHEYRQAVTAAGSGCMAAIQAERMLAAEDAGTMVDW
- a CDS encoding molybdenum cofactor guanylyltransferase produces the protein MAGIVLAGGRSTRMGVDKAGLPYSGTTLLAHVATALASVLGTVVIVVARAPERYSVLGARVVADAWPGAGPLGGIATGLRALPEGHHVAAACDMPHLRPEVTQVLLEAARGWDAAVPVVGGRRQPLLAAYHTDCLPAFVAAIAEGRLAVHAALEAVRLREVCEDELRSVDPDLRSFTNLNTPEDYHRAASKGETT